Within the Streptobacillus ratti genome, the region TAAATATATTTGACAACTAAACAAATCTTAGTTATGAATTTATTCTAAAAATTTGCATTTTTTTTGAATTTAATGTATAATACAAGTGTAATTTAAATACATTTGAATGATACATAAAAGAGAAGTTGCTGCTTCTCTTTTTTTTGTGCTATAATGTACACGTCTTTACTCTGAAAGGAGGTGAGACTGTGTCATTCAAGTGTAAATTCATTATATTTTTAATATTGCTTTACTTATTATTCCCAATAATAGCATATTAAATTTATAACTAACAAGGTACTGCAGCAACAGTATCTTGTTTTACTCTCACTCTATATTTAACATAAAGTTAATTTTAACCTTACAAAATCAATATATTTCTCATCTTTAATCTTTTCCGAACTATTAAAAGTTTTAGTATAATTAATGTTTCATCTAAAAAAATATCTTTCAATTCTAATTTCCAACAAAAATGAATATTAATTGTTGCCAACATAAGTGAATTTTAACCATATTATAAGCATATCTTATTTTTTAAAGATATTAACAAACAAAGAAAAAACCTAGCTTTCGCTAGGTTCATATAATTATTTTCTAATTTCTTTAATTCTTGCTGCTTTACCACTTAATCCTCTTAAGTAATATAATTTAGCTCTTCTTACTTTACCTATCTTCTTAACTTCGATTTTATCAATTAGTGGAGAGTTAATTGGTATAATTCTTTCTACTCCAACTCCTGAAGATACCTTTCTTACTGTAAAGCTTTTTTGAATACTTCCACCAGAAATTCTGATTACTACACCTTCAAAAACCTGTATTCTAGTTTTGTTTCCTTCTTTTACTGTGTAGTGTACAGCTACTGTATCTCCAGCTTTAAATTGTGGTAAATCTGATTTTAAGTATTCTTTTTCTACTAATTCTATTAATTTCTCTTTCAAGAAATTCACATCCTTCCCTCTAAAACATTCGTATTTTCTCTACATAATATGTGTCATTGAAAACAGCGGAATATTCGCTTAATTTACTTATAGATAATATCATATTTTAAATTTTTTTTCAAGTATTTTTTTAAATTGGTGGTATATACCTTGTTTAGTTGTCAAACATATGTAACAAAATATTTAAAAAGTTTCTGTATAAGTGTGTAATTAACCACTTA harbors:
- the rplS gene encoding 50S ribosomal protein L19; this translates as MKEKLIELVEKEYLKSDLPQFKAGDTVAVHYTVKEGNKTRIQVFEGVVIRISGGSIQKSFTVRKVSSGVGVERIIPINSPLIDKIEVKKIGKVRRAKLYYLRGLSGKAARIKEIRK